The Silene latifolia isolate original U9 population chromosome X, ASM4854445v1, whole genome shotgun sequence genome contains the following window.
GATGTTCAAACAGCAGATAGGGAAGACCATGGAGGCATATATAAATGATATGGTAGTTAAGTCGAGGAAAGCTGGTATGCACATAGAACACTTAGCGGATACCATCAAAACGTTAAGggaatataagatgaagcttaatcCATCCAAGTGCTTATTTTGGGTGTCCTCCGGGAAGTTCCTAGGATACATTGTAACTCAGAGGGAGATTGAAGCCAGTAGGTAGCATATCAAGGAAGTCCTTCAGCTGGAGTCACAACAGAGGCCAAAAGATGTGTAGCGGCTAGTAGGAAAAGTGGCAGCCTTAAGTAGATTCGTCTCACGAGCCTCGGATAGATGCAAACTGTTCTATGATATACTAAGGAAGAGCCAAAAGTTCGAGTGGACGGAAGAGCACGAGAAAGCATTCAAAGAACTCAAGTGCTACATAAGCACACCACCACTATTGGCGAAGCCAGAGCACGGAGGGCCACTGTTCCTATAACTATCAGTTACAGAAGCAGCGGTAAGTGTTGTTCTGGTCAAAGAGCAAGAAGGGATGCAGCATCTAGTATACTATATCAGTAATTCTCTGCTTCCTGCAGAGACCGGGTACACACATTTTAAGAAATTAGTCTTAGCTCTGGTCACTGCTTCGTACAAACTACACCCATATTTTGCATCTCATACTATTCATGTCGTAACTAATTACCCACTAAAAACGATCATGAGAAAGCCTGAATTATCCGGAAGAATGACCAAGTGGTTGGTACACCTAGGTGGATATGATTTACAATTTGAAACTAAGATGGCGATCAAGTCCCAAGCACTGGCAGATTTTGTCTCAGATTTCTGTCCCGCTACCCATGTGGAGGCTGAAAAGGGGATGTTGACATTACTAAGGGACCAGGAAAGTGGGACATAGACCCTGTACATAGATAGAGCCTCGAATGCTCGGGGAGCAGGAGTAGGTCTGGTCCTCCGGTCACCAAAGGGGGATATGATGGTACATGTAGTCAGGTGTGAATTCAAAGCAACTAATAATGAAGCTAAGTATGAGGCACTTATACTGGGGATGCAAATGGCACAGGGGCTGCAGGTGAGGAACCTGAGAGCATACAGTGACTCATTGCTTGTGGTGAACAATGAATACGTCGCGCGTGATTCGAAGATGATAGCCTACTTGAAGGTAGCCACGAAGCAGAAGCTGAAGTTCCGGTCTTTCAAAATTACTCAGGTGCCAAGGGATCAGAACGTGGAGGCAGACGCTCTAGCCACGTTGGGAGCCACCTTCCAGCCCACAGAACTCTCCAATATACCAATTACTCATGTGTTAACTCTAGCTATACAGAAAGAGTTAGAACGAAATCAGCCAGGGGAAGCAACGCATGTGACACACGTAAATAGAATAGGAATCCTGGTATCAGATGAAAACCAGCAGGTGGGTTCAGATT
Protein-coding sequences here:
- the LOC141618636 gene encoding uncharacterized protein LOC141618636: MVHVVRCEFKATNNEAKYEALILGMQMAQGLQVRNLRAYSDSLLVVNNEYVARDSKMIAYLKVATKQKLKFRSFKITQVPRDQNVEADALATLGATFQPTELSNIPITHVLTLAIQKELERNQPGEATHVTHVNRIGILVSDENQQVGSDWRKPYMEWLKDGKLPEDKKEAQSFRIKASRFVLIDNVLFRRSLAGPYLRCLNKEEANTVLQDVHSGECGNHAGGQSLSNKC